Genomic window (Eublepharis macularius isolate TG4126 chromosome 6, MPM_Emac_v1.0, whole genome shotgun sequence):
CCGACTCTCCACAGCTATTATTTGCTCACTTTGGCAGCACAAACAGGAAACTTTCCAAAGAAGACCATAGGGAGGGGGTCTGTTGGGGGTCAGAAAAGTGGAATAGGGAGGGGAGGGTTAAATCTTCCTCTTTGCTCCCCACACAGCAGGCCAATGGTGCAATTAACTAAGAGGGCGGGTCTTAGTTAAATTCATACAAATTCATAAAACCCCGGAACACCCTGACCTGGACGGTCAAGCTAGCCCGAcatcatcaaatctcagaagctaagcagggttggccctggtcagtatttggatgggagaccaccaaggaatgcCACAGTTGCTAtgcggaggcaggcaacagcCAACTACGtctcttgaaaaccctacagggtcacaaGTTGGCTCCGACTTGcggacacaaacagacaaacCTCTGATTAACAAAGCCACGGGAGAACAGAGGGTGGCCTCGGCCGCTGTTCCTTCTTGCTGGCCTTCTCCACTAGCTGACGAAGGGagctaataataatatttgacttatgctttgactctcgaagggagctttgattctcaaaagctcatatcctggaaatgtaattcttctttaaggtgctactggactggaatcttcGCTGGCCACTGTCTGAGATGGGATGCAGATGAGCCACTGGttcaatccagcagggctcttcttctgtttttataattTCAAACTCTACAAAAGGTTGGGGGTGGGTGACTTAGATGGTAATGTCAAATGGTTAACTACAGCCTGCTTTCGCCCCACTCCCCACTGAGCTTGTGTCCTGGACTTCTGACTCAAAGTTCAGACCAAgtagcacccccacccccatttcgaCTCAGACACCCCCTCCTGCCCCAGCTGCTATATAGTGCTAGGGAGATTCTCGCACAGATCCCCAAATCTCTCAGCTAATCGGACTGCCTTGCACTGAGTGTGCCAAATTTCAGGACGCTGTCGTATCAGGATGTCCCCAACAATGTTTATGACTCCCCGCAAGAGTGAGTGAGTCAGTCAGCGAGTGAGTCAGTGAAGCTCagccaggcacacacacacacagttacaaCATGACTACAAAAATAAAGGGTAGTCACATCAACGCTGGGAGGGGGTACATCCCCAAACAACAGTACTTGCTCTTCTCTAATTAGGACCAAGCAAAATACTCCAAATTAGAGGATCCGCAGACTGGCTCGCTGATTTGTGATCTCCCCCAGCCCCCTTGGTTTTTAACAAGGCAGTATCGCCCAAGCCATCTGTCTGCCGGAATTGTCACAAGCAGCCTCTTCTCCTCCTGCCTGTCTTTTAGCCTAATGAAAGGATTTTCCTTTTGTTTCGCAGTGATTGATACAAGGATATGAAACCCGTCACCTCCACTCGGCCCGTGGCAGACCAACCCTGTCCCTCTTGCGTCGCCTGCTGGAGGCAGCCAGGATTGGCTTAGAAGCCAACCCCTTGTTAGCGCTTTCCTTCTCTCAAGGCTGTGGAAATCATAAATCCGTCCCCACGACCATTTTCGCAAAGCCAGTCTGTTACGGTTGGAGCCTCCCTGGTGGAGAAGTAATAATCGCCTATTATGATGAAAAATGAGGCGGACAAGGACTTCGCACGTGTCCTAACAGTGGCGTGTTTTATTTTGCATATAACGTTGCAAAGGCACATTAAAACTTGGGTGAAAATTACAAGTGAAATGGTTCAGTACGAGGTGTAAAGCTGCACTTGGGTACTTATCGACTCGAGAGGCTGCCTCCGCTTGACCCAGGAGCGCCTTCCTTGGTGTGCTGCTCAAACTTTCCGAACTCTACTCAAGCGCTAACGCGTCTAACCTCTCAGTCCAGCCCCCGAATCCTCTGCCCTAGAGGGGAAACAGACAGAGACCCCCGCACACTATTGTGTGCATACACCTCACTGCTGCAAGCAACGATCTGTATAATCTCACCTTGGCACTGGAAAAGGATCTCCCTGGCCCGCTCCTAAAGACAGGCGCTGGAGAAATTAGCAGAAAAACAGAGCTGACCCTCCCTATCCCATCAGGATGAtaggagagggaggggagcaaGCCACTTTCTCCACCACAAGCCCACTCCGAGCATTGAATTCACAAAGGTCCTACCTTGCAAGGAGAACgcaatcccccccccactcctgcaaGCCCTGATCCGTCCttggccttccccccccccctattttctatctgtctctcttaCAGAAGACGCCCCCTTCATTCCAGGCTAAGCAGCTTTGGAAAGAAAACCACAACTTCTGCAAAGGGGAATCAGTTCTGGTTGGCACATTGGCTTTGCTTCTTTTCCTCGGGGTGTATATGCACACACCCACTCAAGTGGGCAAGGACTGCTGAGTCAATGCTGCACTGGCTCGTTCCCCCTCCGCCCATCGCCAGCTGGGCGGCAGCaagctcccacccacccacctgtcagctgaatcACAGATGCTTGAAACcagtctccagcccccacctccagTGAATTCAGCAGAAGCAATGGCCTCCAACTGCGCTtactaccacccccaccccaccccgctaaTTTCTGCTTCCCTTCAGGCCCGCAAGGGGGATCGTGGCCCAGGAATTATTTCAGGCACGTGGATGCTTCTTGCCAGGGAAATTTAAAAGGCAGGCAGGCTCTGGGGCAGAGGCTACAGGGGCGGGGATCCTCTGTTCTCTGTAACACTATAGctaaaaggggtggggtggggcaacGGCAGACACCTCGTTTCTGCAGCAAGCCAAGAGACAAATGGCCCCCCAGCCCCAGAAGCTGCAACAGGAAGTGGGCAGGAGCAGCAACTGAAATGGCATTTCCAAGCCCCATTTAGACGCTATGCTGcatgggaagggggcgggggggttgcgCCTACTGCTGGACTTGCTTTCCTGCCACTCTGGCTCTCCTCCGCCAGCTTCGTGGTGAAGTTGGATCTCTTGGTCAGATGACTCCCAGCCTGTGAGCATGGAAGGTGACTGGCCAATTCTTCCTAACAATGCGTGGGAGAGGGAGTATCACCAGAGGAGCAGCCCCAGTGGAGAGGGACCCCCCCCGGGTCCCTCCCCAAGTGGGGCACCGTACGAGCGGGGAAGGCTGGCTCTTCCATTAGCAGCACATACCCGATCAAGAGCTGCTCTCAGCCTGCAGGGGTCACGTCGCAGCTCAGAGTCTGCAGGCGGGGCACCCACCGTCTGTGTGGCAGCTCTTCAGGGCCCCTGCCTTGAGTTTTTGTAGGGGGGGGCACATTGGACATCGCTTCTTCCTGCCAGCAATCTCCTGTCTGAAGATAAAGAACACCCTTCCCGATTTCCCCActtgctctgccttcctttcaGGATCCATTATGGTGAGGTTTCCATTAAAGAGACAGATGTGCTTTGACAGGCTAGTCAATTCATCAATAGGACTTGATGCCGTGTTTCCTGTGTGTAACTCAGCTCTGCATTACGGAGCGCTCAGCtcatcccacacacacacaccagtccaACATACCAGGCAGGCAAGGGTAAGAAAAGTCAAGGAAGGCTCTATCTTGCCTAGGAAACACTTGATTATGCCAACCATCTTTAGGGCGAGGGGTGAAGTGGGAGACCATTCCTTGGCAGCCTGCCAAACGCCAGCCGTGCCCCTGGGCTCATTCCCCCAAGACTTCATTGGTTGACCATCtcaaaaagaagggaaaagtgtACTGGGCCTGTTGGGTACCAGCAAAATACCTGCCAGCAGATCTCAGAATTAATGAGAGCAGATGGCTTAGTGATGGGCTGGCTCCAAAGAGAAGCAGTTGACCTGAGCTTACCTCAAGAGCTGTGAGGATAGGACTGAACTCATGAGAGATTCAAGCTGGGAGGCAAAAACTGGCACATGTTGCCTAGAGGTGCCCACAAGAACACACGGGCTTCATGTGAATCCCCCGGTGTCCTGCTCTCatgctggctgctctggaaggGCGATCTCAACACCCCAGCTGTTCAGCTGCCTGTAGCAGGGGCTACACTAAAAGCGTCTTAGCCTGTCACCTgagcagctccccagctgtagtgGAATAGCTGCCGTATCACAGCTTGAAATAAAAGGAGGGAGGGGTTTACAAAAATAAAACTCAACTCTAGTATCTGGGACAAGATGCAAAGAAACAGCTTCCCCTGCTAGTAGAGGGGTCTTTCCTTGGAGTTGGGAGCCCTGCCGGGGAGGCAAGAACTATCAACCCAGCTCCAAGAGGCTGGCTCAGAACAGAACTTTGTCCACAGTCCATGAGGTCACGTGACGAGGAAATTCAAGTACCGCATAAAGATCTTCACTCCCTAAAGTCTTTGAGCTCCCTCTGAATGCTGCCCGAGTTTCCTTTTCTAGGCCTGCAGGGGGATTTGAGCAGTTCCGGGGCTCTCTTTGTCTTAGCAAAAAGTGAAATAAATATTTAAGTCCACATATCTTGCAGCTCCTCATTGCTGCTGGCTTCGAGGTCGTGCAGGGAACGGGAGGAGCTTTATTGCAACTTCAGCCCCGGACACACCGCCCAAGGAtaagaaaagggggagatggCACGTACCCTGGTCTGCAGGCCTGCCCAGATCACCCCCTGCAGTGCCTAGAGGGCACTCGGATGCTGTCCCATCAGACCTGATAGAGGGGGACCACGCGGTCTATGGGGCTCCTGCAGATGGGGCAGGTGCGGCTGGGCAAGGCCTGGAAGCAACGGAAGCAGCAGCAGACGTGGCCGCAGGGCAGCAGGACGCACTGCCGGGGATTGGTCAGGCAGATGACACAGGTGCCCGCGGGCAGCTCTTCGTCCGGCTCCAGGGCCAGCCTCTTGTGCAGCTGGAGCTCTTCGAACTCTCGCCGCTGCTCTTCCTTCTCCTGCTTCAGCTGGTGGTTTCGGTACGCTCGGCAGAGGGCGTGTAGGAGGGTGGCAACCGCTGCCAGGCCACATAGCAACGTAGCCCACTTCCAGAAACTGCTGGCGGATTCCAGTTCGGCCAGTAGCGTCTGCCAGTCACCCAGGCGCAGAAAGTAGCCGGCACCGTCAGTCGGGGGCTGCAGGTGGAGGGAGCCATCCGGGTGCAGAACCAACTCCCCAATGCCGGTGAGGCTGCTCCCAACCAAGAGCATCTCTTCGGTCTCCAGGAAGCCTTTTGGCTTCTCCCCGCTTAGGTAGTGGCCGAGCAGGTCCTTGAAGCCATGGGCCGTCTGCTGGAAGCGCTCGTACACCGTCTCCAAGGGCAGTTCGACAGCACGGAGGGGAGACTCTACACTCACCTGCACCGCCCCCTTGCCACTGGGCGATGCCAGGGCGAAGGGAGCCGTGTTCACCTGCTCCAGCACCACCCGTTCGCTGTCTGTCCTGCAACAAGACCGGGACGTCAGGCGCAAGAAGGCGCATCAGGGCAGCTGCCAAAGCTGCGTAAGAGCCTCGAACCAGACCTGAGCTTTGCTCCATGCTACTGATAAGCCTGCCCCATCTTAACTTAAGAGCCCTTCTTTTTAGACTGCCCCAGAGCAGATGACTGTCTACAGATACTATCAGGTGTGGGTGgccgtgttaagtctgtagtagcagaaccaAATtcgaatccagcagcaccttaaagaccaacaacattaaCTAGGGTATATGTTTCGTGAGCCAAAGCTCCATTTGTTAGATCCAATAGAGTCGTACTTACAccaggactattttaatgattgttttaagattattattgattttacagTTTTATGATTaacttactgtattttattaatgttgtgagccgccctgTGCCCATTTGTGGgcagggcggggtataaatcaaatcaaataataataaacttacagtccacctttctcactgagatttaaggcagattacagtgtgaatcagtacagtcaacATCAGACGCTTCGATAAACATGTACTAGGTATCTgcatgcaaatctgcaaagattttaaaaccagcagagacccaatacagagctgaagacgtgatgaaatagagcataagtaattccacggctgatatattaaacaacacaggaatTACGCAGCAGGATCATACTTAATAGCaatgtgaagtctatggtcccgcAATGTTTACAGCAAtggtagtaaagtctgtggtcccccCTTATCCCTTTATGGATGGGTTCCCTATCCCCTCTTCTTTAGCACTTAGGGCTTCCAGCGTTGTCTCCACATGCAACATCAGCCAGGCTTACGGGAAGCCCCAAAGTGCATGTCAGCATCGTGCCCACCATTCCCCTTTGCCACCTCGGAGCATCTCCTGTTCTAAGAATcaggaactttttttaaaaaaagaagttttcAAATCAAGTCTCTAGTCCTTAAGGATAGGCTTGAAAGCCATGCAGGCTGGAGAAAGAACAGGCAGCACACACAGAATTCCCAGGCATCGGTGGGTACAGTTTCAGTGCCTGCCAGCTACTTTGCCCCACTGTATGCCTAGCAAAAGCAGAACTGCAAGTCAGTAGAGGTAGATCTGATGGGTTGGTATTATATGCAGAATTCAGCATTTCTCAGCTCAGAATCTAAGCTACCTTGGCATGGACATTTTtcagagaggggctgtggctgtgTACTAAAGCATCCCCATTTGCgtgcagaaggttccaagttcaattcccCGGCATCCCCAATTTCCatgatcaggtagcaggtgatgtgaaagacctctacaagAGAACTTCGGGAGCCGCTGGCAGGCAGATTAGACAAGGCTGGCCTTGCTAGATCAGTCATGCCCAGCATGGCACCCGTGGGCAACAAGACACCTGCTGATGGGTGTCCTGGTGCCATCTGCTTCTTTCCCAAAGCAGAgggccaatcctggctttcctccaccgcGGTGAAGCAGGAAACAACCGACTTCGAAAGAAGATCATGCTTAGCTTGCAACTTACCagcattttgtgactggccccatCCCACCACCCCCGGCCCCCTCCGAGTGCTGCTCACCAGTTCCGAGCCAAGCTGTTCCAGATCAGCCGATGCTCCTTCAGCACCAATCTCTCAATCACTCCCTGCAGTTCCTTGTGGTAGGGGCTGGTTAGAGCCGCTTCAGCCGGTTGGACTATTCCTAAATGGAGACAGAAGGGGCCCTTTTTCTAGAGGCTGGAAGAGGAAATGGAAGTGCAGGCTCTGCCAGGGACCCTTTCCTCTCCCCAGGGACCTCAGTCCAAAGATGGGGtagtggggaggggctgtggctcagcggaagagcctcggatttgcatgcagaaggtctcaggttcaatgcccagcacctccagttaaaaacaCCAGCCAGTGGGcgaagtgaaagacctctgcctctgtggagagctactgccagtctaaGTGAATACTGACCTCGATGGGCCACTGATCTGATTCGCTACAAAGCAGCTTTGTGCACATGTGCGAATGCAAAACGTAGCAAGCTAAAGTCGTGGGGAGTTTGCATTACAAACCATATTCCTTGCATCATGGCACCCTCGGATGGCACTTTGGGCTAGATCGGGGGCATTGAAGAGTataagccaatgtggtgtagtggttagagtgtcagactaggatctgggagatccaggttcgaatctccactctgtcatggaagctcactgagagaCCTTGGGCCGACCAcgtactcttagcctaaccttctGCACAGTGTTTCTTCAAGGGTAAAATGGGGAGTAGGAGAATGATGCAggctgctttggggagagaggtataaatgaggtaaataaataaataggaaatgCAGAAGTTGAATCCTGCCTTGGAGGGTTACAAATCAGAGAAGAGAACTCAAGAAGCCGTCCTCTAACAACCCACAGCTTGGATCagagaaagaaattaaatttatctATGAATTTAGAACCGAGGGCATGTACTGGATTTTTTTATCTCAACCAAGTTTTCAAACTATTAGTATTGCACGGGATTGTAAATTCTCGGTGAAATTTCATTTATACTGGGATTCTTTTATGGGGTACGTAGAAAAGAAGCTGCTTCTGAACAATTCTGCAGAAGGCCTGCCTTCACTTCAGAACCTGAGATTTCATCTTCTGCGTGCAGGGAAAACAAGAGATGGCCCTGATTCCAAAGTGGGTTGTGTCTGTATGACTTCGCACACTCCAAACAAGGGCTTATATTTCCCTGCAGAAACCTGCCACACCCCTCTCTTCCCGTTCTTCCGCTCTGCCTGCTCACCTGGAGGTGATGGCTGCTCGCCACAGGTAACCAGACAACTGTCTTTTTAATATACCTCCTATAAATTCCAATACCAGATTTTGGAGTTTTCTGCTTGCATAATTTGAACAGAAGAACTGAATTCAGAGCCCCCCTGGCTTTGAATCCCCAGCGAAGGTtacaggaaggggggaggagttagGGTCTTCCCCGTCCCCTCTTTAAACAGCCCCGCCAGCCTTTTTACCTTCAACGGCAACATAGCGCAGGCAGCCACTACCCGTCTCAGAGAGGATGCTGGGGAGATCGTCGCCGACCTGAAACTTTGGAGCCTCCTGCGTGAGAAAAAAGCATGCGCATGGAAGAGTTAGGTTGGGAGCTGAAGAGAATTGTGAAGTCTGTACATCAGGCATGCCTAGAGCCACAATTTCACCAGGCAGCCATAAGCAAGCCACCGTCTCATGAAAACGCAAGAGATGTCGGATCAGACCAGGATCCATTAAGGCTACCATCCTACGCCCAACAACGGCCATCAAGTTACCCTAGCCAGGCATGAAGGAGAACTTTGCTCCCCTATAACGAATCTCATAAGCCAATTATGCGTTGTGCTAAGCCATATATTCTTTGGCCTGTCCTGAATTTACTGTCCATCAATTCCACTGACTGAGTCAAGACTGGGGAGGAAATTTTGTCCTCTGCTGAGTCACTTAACCTTAAGCCCTCCACCTAAAATAGGGGAGTACAACTAGCCTACATTGCAGGATTTATTGCAAGGAGTTTTATATAAATGCTATTTTCCGTTCTCCAGAAGGGGGCGAGAGAGACAAACTTCCAGAAGGGCGTACCTGGATCCTGGCGGCCACCTTGGCCTTCCTTCTGTGCAGGTAGTAGAACAGGCCCGAGAAGGCCAGGCTGGAGGCGAAACACACCAGCTCTCCTGGGGTGATGGGCCAAGCATCCATTGGCGCTTCTTCTCTGCCCCTGCAAGAAAAGCACTGGGCTACACAGGAATGATAAGGCCCGTACCATCCCCTTGGTGGTGACCATTCTGATGGTGGGCATTAGGAAACGGGTACCGTCAGAAGAGGATTCATGCAGGAAGGAACAAAAGACGACTGCACCGGACAAGAGGCTGCCAGATGCTTCCGTTAAGGGAGCAGAAGGATGCTGACTtaggggttgccaacttcctggtggGATATTGAGACCGAGGCAAACCCAAGACAACCAGAAATGCAACCCAAACACTTGGGGAACAGAAATTATGACACAATCAATGGTTATTTCAAAAAACAGAGGAATctattaaagtgctcagtgcacaaATTGTATCACTTTAAACAACGCATTGTTGCATACAAAGACCTGAAAGTCTCAACAATTTCTGTATATGAGAATTTCTGTATATGATGGTGTTTATTTTTCATGATGGGAGTTTTGTCGGCCCCTAAGGAAGTGGAAGTTCTGTGAAACAAGCTGAATCATCAAGCCGGCAGCTTGCAGGGTCAGGgggctctgcggagctccttgtTTGTCCTTGGAATCCATCTACAAAGGAAATTTGCTTTCCACACTTTCTACAAGTCTATGGACTTGCCTTTGAAACAGACATCTCCGTTTTCTCATTGACTTTGGCTGACATCCCTTGGGCAAAGGAACAGTTCTTTGTAACGGAGTCTCCGGAGCTTATTTACAAGAAAAATTCATTACGAGACTGTTTAAATCACCTCTGTGggactctcttaaagggacacggTCCATGACTGATCACCCCCTTCGTTTTGTTGGGACTTTCAGGTCTTCGTATGCAATAATGCGTTGTTTAAAGTGATACAATttgtgcactgagcactttaatagATTCCTCTATTTTTTTGAAATAACCATCGATTGCGTAATAATTTCTATTTCCCAAGTGTTTTGGTTGAAATTcctggtgggggcgggagatctcctggaattacaactgatctcaagatgACAGAGGccgattcccctggagaaaacagcagctctggagggtagagtctatgactttatacccctctgaggttcttCCACTCCACAAACTCcttccttcccaggctccacctcccaaacttccaggaatctccaaggctggagttggcaaccccagatgCAGCGCTGGTAGCTTAACAACGCTATAGCTCCGTCTCCCTCGCAAGGGAAAGAGAAGCGTCGCAATCgcagcccctgcccccccccaacagcccgCTCCCTGCAAGACAAAGCGACAGCACTCTGCATATGCCCAGAGGCACTGTCGCTGTATCCCTCCCAAGGATTCAGGGTCGAGGTCAGGTTGATTGCGCCCCGTAGAAACTCACCTGCCGGCAGGAATCGCGGCACCGTCTCCTCCCCGGCCGCCTTTCGGACCCTTAATTGCCAAGCGCCCCCGAATCCGAGTCCGGCCACAACATGAGCTTTGACCCGTTGGCGCGACGGCTTGTGGGAAACGCAGTCCAGAAAACCGCTTCGCGGCAGGCCGCAACGACCGCTTTCGACTTGAAGACTACGACTCCCAGCGTGCTGCGCTCCAAAAGGACGTCAAGGCCTTGCGCCTGGCCGGAGCTGTTCCCAATCCCATCATGCACCGCTGACAGAGGCGACAAACTACAAGGCCCATGAGCCTCAGCGGCAGCTCGGCCATGATGATtgagctttttaaaagaaaacgaCAAGCCCCATGAGCCTCAGCGGCAAACTTAGCTTTTTAGCAGCGCGGCATTGAAACGTTCATAAGCCAAGTAAGTGTGCTGGGGGCGTAGAGATGCCAACTTGTGCAacgcttacttggaagtaagaccCGTTGAACTCAAAGGACTTTACATTTGTGTAAGCATGGGATGCGTGTAGTTTGCAGCAGTTTTTATGGGAGGGCTGAAAATTGGATTGTGCTGTTGCTGGAATGTCATTGTCTTGCTGATTTGAGGGCTTGTATTGTAGCATGGCCCTGACCTGGTTGCCAGATCTCCAAGGAAGGCCACAGTGGCAAACTACCTGTTAGTCtttttgtcttgaaaaccccagcaggggtcgccataggtcggacttgacggcactttccaccaccacattgtAGCATGAGACTGAACTTTTCTTATATATTCCCTTTCCCCAAGTACGGCTCCTCTCCCCACCGTATACCCACTTTTATCTCTCATTTTGATCATTACTAGCAGGTTTGGAAGCCAGTCTGAGCAGAAGAGAGAAACAGACATAAAGTGCTTGATTTGAAATTATTTACTGTAATTTTATTATATGGTGTATGGTGTACTTCTGAAGAAAGTGGGggtgccaacag
Coding sequences:
- the LOC129332866 gene encoding mitochondrial ubiquitin ligase activator of nfkb 1-A-like, giving the protein MDAWPITPGELVCFASSLAFSGLFYYLHRRKAKVAARIQEAPKFQVGDDLPSILSETGSGCLRYVAVEGIVQPAEAALTSPYHKELQGVIERLVLKEHRLIWNSLARNWTDSERVVLEQVNTAPFALASPSGKGAVQVSVESPLRAVELPLETVYERFQQTAHGFKDLLGHYLSGEKPKGFLETEEMLLVGSSLTGIGELVLHPDGSLHLQPPTDGAGYFLRLGDWQTLLAELESASSFWKWATLLCGLAAVATLLHALCRAYRNHQLKQEKEEQRREFEELQLHKRLALEPDEELPAGTCVICLTNPRQCVLLPCGHVCCCFRCFQALPSRTCPICRSPIDRVVPLYQV